A single region of the Silene latifolia isolate original U9 population chromosome 8, ASM4854445v1, whole genome shotgun sequence genome encodes:
- the LOC141594862 gene encoding uncharacterized protein LOC141594862, whose product MDYFQSVGCDAEGLKGGLWVGWKSSCKLECKGSLWYLCCVYGEPNHTKRGVVWESFTNLLNSLDKPFLLIGDFNQVEYSSDKLEGDNLTRGADLFSYWKNTICLMDIPFKGPRFTWCNNRESPHRIYERLDKVFASNDWLFIFPNTFIKHLPIQISDHAPIILCTNMVLYTKKKVYRLETWCFDYAECNSLIKERWEKNDNGDDSQEIGGLFLKHFSTIFKSNVEPECFDNYMCNYGYLFDNLKRPDGIPAAFYQKYWAIVKKDVINDALNILNSGNVIKDFNKTFIVLIPKNDCPERVGDFRPINLCNVIMKVVTKCIANRIKGIMDDLVGPFQSAFVPNRSIADNIVIAQEILHVINHRNYGKEGLMTVKANMSKAYGTLNWNFIRGVLSSLNLSGSMVHLIMSTIETVTYDILINGAPMEKFEPRCGIRQGDPLSPYIFALCTEVLSQMILYAQDGTFIKSIKICKNGPDISHLLFADDSFFFIRGDYGDLDFLMNIIDEYCVASRQCINKDKSSILFSRNCSLMTVKKCLAEYKFVPKHDLGNYLGLPTSIGSSKRDLFKFLVAKPNAGYPLGIIFFSLRLFWWSGTRINKSIHWCSQDFVSRPVGEGGLGLRNIGCFNQALLAKSAWRILSVPRSLISKVIGPKLGMQNDPLFQNQWKTPQASSWALKSFIWGSDLIYNNIAWTIGAPYRVNAWTSRWIESYSLRDLSGDFIDAPTNATFLVDDSFYWKLSKHGDFAVKSGYYAAAKGLSIGSNSVADRSRMSAFCKSKLWQLPISIKLRVFLWKFMANALPVGSEFLKRNMHWRSTCSLCEGSSPCVESISHLFRDFSFAKALWFGCPLGLRLTDWVDIDVRDWCMNDVVCSKSTCLIQAPLVDISPDFVLAKRIRNSFPFWIVGGPDCGNVCTVKCDAAWREDRSSGMGWCLLDGNGTLRTIAHARTFASSALHAEGHATIMALKWALDEGYLHIRLVTDCLILVMQVAEAEKAIASISCIIQDLKSTASRFHCCSLSYCPRRVNRIAHNLAQKALL is encoded by the exons ATGGATTACTTTCAGTCTGTTGGTTGTGATGCTGAGGGTTTAAAGGGGGGTCTATGGGTTGGGTGGAAAAGCAGTTGTAAGTTAGAATGTAAAGGTAGTTTGTGGTACTTGTGTTGTGTTTATGGTGAACCTAATCATACTAAAAGAGGTGTTGTGTGGGAATCGTTTACTAATCTTCTTAATTCCCTCGACAAACCCTTCCTGCTTATTGGAGACTTCAACCAAGTGGAGTACTCTTCTGATAAGTTAGAGGGTGATAATTTGACTAGAGGGGCTGACTTATTCTCATACTGGAAGAATACAATTTGTCTGATGGATATCCCCTTTAAGGGTCCTAGGTTCACTTGGTGCAATAATAGGGAGAGCCCACATCGGATTTACGAAAGACTAGATAAGGTTTTTGCTTCCAATGATTGGCTTTTTATTTTCCCTAATACTTTCATCAAGCACTTACCTATCCAAATTTCTGATCATGCGCCTATAATCCTTTGTACAAATATGGTTCTCTACACCAAGAAGAAAGTTTACAGACTTGAGACTTGGTGTTTTGACTATGCTGAATGTAATAGTCTTATTAAGGAAAGATGGGAAAAAAATGATAACGGTGATGATTCTCAG GAGATTGGTGGCTtgtttcttaaacacttttccactatttttaagtctaatgttGAGCCTGAGTGCTTTGACAATTACATGTGTAATTATGGTTATCTTTTTGATAATCTCAAGC GTCCTGACGGTATACCAGCGGCCTTTTACCAGAAGTATTGGGCTATTGTTAAGAAGGATGTGATTAATGATGCTCTCAATATTCTCAACTCGGGTAATGTGATTAAAGATTTTAATAAAACCTTTATTGTTCTCATTCCTAAAAATGATTGTCCGGAGAGAGTTGGGGATTTTCGGCCGATTAATCTATGCAATGTTATTATGAAGGTTGTTACAAAATGTATTGCGAATAGAATAAAAGGGATTATGGATGATCTAGTTGGTCCATTCCAAAGTGCTTTCGTCCCAAATAGAAGTATTGCGGATAATATTGTCATTGCCCAAGAAATTCTTCATGTTATAAATCATAGGAATTATGGTAAGGAGGGTTTGATGACGGTTAAGGCTAATATGAGTAAAGCTTATGGTACACTTAACTGGAACTTCATTAGAGGGGTGCTCTCCAGCTTAAACTTGTCGGGCTCTATGGTTCACCTTATTATGAGTACTATTGAAACTGTTACATATGATATTCTGATTAATGGTGCACCTATGGAAAAATTTGAACCTCGCTGTGGGATTAGGCAAGGTGATCCTTTATCTCCGTATATTTTCGCGCTTTGCACGGAAGTTCTTTCTCAAATGATTCTATACGCTCAAGATGGCACCTTCATTAAGAGTATTAAAATTTGCAAGAATGGACCGGATATATCTCATTTATTATTTGCGGATGATTCTTTCTTCTTTATTCGCGGTGATTATGGGGACTTGGACTTTCTTATGAACATTATTGATGAATATTGTGTTGCCTCTAGGCAATGCATTAATAAAGATAAGTCCTCTATTCTTTTCAGCCGGAATTGCTCACTTATGACGGTCAAGAAGTGCTTGGCTGAGTACAAATTTGTACCTAAGCATGATCTTGGCAACTATCTTGGCCTACCAACGAGTATTGGGTCTTCTAAAAGGGACCTATTTAAATTTCTTGTTGCAAAACCTAACGCAGGCTATCCTCTTGGAATAATATTCTTCTCTCTTCGGCTG TTTTGGTGGAGTGGAACTAGAATTAATAAGTCTATTCATTGGTGTAGTCAAGACTTCGTTAGTAGGCCGGTGGGAGAAGGGGGTCTTGGTCTTCGCAATATTGGCTGTTTTAACCAAGCCCTTCTTGCCAAGTCTGCTTGGAGAATTTTAAGTGTTCCAAGAAGCCTTATTAGCAAAGTTATTGGTCCCAAGCTTGGTATGCAAAATGATCCTCTTTTTCAGAACCAATGGAAGACTCCCCAAGCGTCGTCATGGGCTCTAAAAAGCTTTATCTGGGGCTCTGATCTTATTTACAACAATATTGCTTGGACGATTGGCGCGCCCTATCGTGTTAATGCCTGGACGAGTAGATGGATCGAGAGCTATAGTCTTCGTGATCTCAGTGGGGATTTTATTGATGCTCCTACTAATGCTACGTTCCTGGTTG ATGACTCATTCTACTGGAAATTGTCCAAACATGGCGATTTCGCTGTCAAGTCTGGGTATTATGCTGCTGCTAAGGGCTTATCTATTGGTTCTAACTCGGTTGCTGATCGCTCTAGGATGTCGGCATTCTGCAAATCAAAGCTATGGCAATTGCCTATTTCTATCAAACTAAGGGtgtttttatggaaatttatggctAATGCCCTTCCCGTTGGCTCTGAATTTCTTAAACGAAATATGCATTGGCGCTCTACGTGTTCTCTTTGTGAAGGCTCTTCCCCCTGTGTGGAATCTATCTCTCATCTCTTCAGAGATTTTAGTTTTGCAAAGGCTCTTTGGTTTGGCTGCCCTTTAGGACTGAGACTCACAGATTGGGTGGATATTGATGTTAGGGATTGG TGTATGAATGACGTTGTGTGTAGCAAGAGCACTTGCCTTATTCAAGCGCCTCTCGTGGATATCTCTCCTGATTTTGTTTTAGCAAAGAGGATTAGAAATTCCTTTCCTTTTTGGATTGTAGGTGGGCCTGATTGTGGGAATGTTTGCACTGTCAAGTGTGATGCTGCTTGGAGAGAGGATAGAAGTTCTGGCATGGGGTGGTGCTTGTTGGATGGTAATGGAACCTTAAGGACTATTGCTCATGCTCGCACGTTTGCTTCATCTGCCCTGCATGCCGAAGGACATGCTACTATCATGGCGCTAAAATGGGCCTTGGATGAAGGCTATCTCCATATTAGACTTGTTACAGATTGTCTTATTTTAGTTATGCAGGTTGCCGAAGCAGAGAAGGCGATTGCGTCTATTAGTTGCATTATCCAGGATCTTAAGTCTACTGCGTCTCGTTTCCACTGTTGTTCTCTTAGTTATTGTCCTAGGAGAGTAAATAGGATAGCTCATAATCTTGCCCAGAAAGCTCTATTGTAA
- the LOC141594211 gene encoding uncharacterized protein LOC141594211 has protein sequence MKEYSRDSNSSIVSILKPLPKLALSLLLSLAIFLIIYSLYISPSSSCDHHSTIRTSIFEPKPAPGPSRYEPDPDPTDLRHVAFGIAAAADNWGNRKEYVKYWWPGPNVTRGFVFLDRPVNLTRPEIPSDYPTLVLSDGTDQFPYSNEKGSRSALRLTRIVSEMVRMGSGLDGVRWFVMGDDDTVFFTDNLIRVLRKYDHTKMYYIGSSSESHMQNVDFAYDMAFGGGGFAISYPLAKAIEKMQDRCIQRYASLYGSDDRIQACLAELGVPLSKEPGFHQCDVYGNLFGLLAAHPVAPIITLHHLDIVDPIFPYMSRIQALDRLKTPTKLDSSALMQQSICYDTVRNWTVSVSWGYAIQIIRGSIPPREMQRPARTFVDWYNKDDAYGFSFSTRGFSEHPCQEPYVYYVNDTQVVDTNTNTTRSEYVKYEVPRPYCWWTMKDPEKIGRIEVYKKINPHRWDEGRRRDCCRVQHRDKENTMTIDVGQCREDEVMEPLF, from the exons ATGAAAGAATACTCAAGAGACTCAAATTCTTCCATAGTTTCCATACTAAAACCTCTCCCTAAATTAGCCTTGTCTCTTCTCCTCTCCCTTGCTATCTTCCTTATTATATACTCTCTCTATATATCACCCTCTTCTTCATGTGATCACCACTCTACAATCCGGACGTCGATTTTCGAGCCCAAGCCCGCTCCCGGCCCATCTCGATACGAACCCGACCCCGACCCGACTGACCTACGACACGTCGCGTTTGGTATTGCGGCGGCTGCGGACAACTGGGGAAATCGGAAAGAATACGTCAAGTATTGGTGGCCCGGGCCCAATGTGACCCGTGGGTTCGTCTTCCTCGACCGACCCGTTAACTTGACCCGGCCCGAAATCCCGTCGGACTACCCGACACTCGTGTTGTCGGACGGTACAGACCAATTCCCGTACTCGAATGAGAAAGGGTCAAGGTCGGCCTTACGATTAACCCGAATAGTGTCCGAGATGGTTCGGATGGGGTCGGGTTTGGATGGGGTGAGATGGTTTGTAATGGGAGACGACGATACCGTGTTTTTTACGGATAATTTGATTCGAGTCCTACGAAAGTATGACCATACAAAGATGTATTATATTGGTAGTAGCTCCGAGTCGCATATGCAAAATGTCGATTTTGCTTATGATATGGCGTTTGGAGGCGGAGGGTTTGCTATTAGTTATCCGTTAGCTAAGGCAATTGAGAAAATGCAGGATCGGTGTATCCAACGCTACGCCTCGTTGTATGGTTCGGATGATCGGATTCAGGCTTGTTTAGCTGAACTCGGTGTTCCCCTTTCTAAAGAACCCGGTTTTCACCAG TGTGATGTCTATGGAAATCTATTCGGGTTACTAGCAGCCCACCCGGTGGCGCCAATTATAACCTTACACCATCTCGACATAGTCGACCCGATTTTCCCCTACATGAGCCGGATCCAAGCCCTAGACCGGCTAAAAACACCCACAAAACTAGACTCCTCCGCGCTAATGCAACAATCAATTTGCTATGACACGGTCCGGAATTGGACTGTGTCGGTTTCGTGGGGTTACGCGATCCAGATAATCCGTGGCTCAATCCCGCCTCGAGAGATGCAACGACCAGCTCGAACGTTTGTGGATTGGTATAATAAAGATGATGCTTACGGGTTTTCGTTTAGTACAAGGGGATTTAGTGAGCACCCTTGTCAAGAGCCTTATGTGTATTATGTTAATGACACTCAAGttgttgacacgaacacgaataCGACAAGAAGTGAGTATGTAAAGTATGAAGTTCCTCGGCCTTATTGCTGGTGGACGATGAAAGATCCTGAAAAGATTGGTCGAATTGAGGTTTATAAGAAGATTAATCCTCACCGGTGGGACGAG GGTCGAAGAAGGGATTGTTGTAGAGTACAACATAGAGATAAGGAAAATACAATGACGATTGATGTAGGACAATGTAGAGAAGACGAAGTGATGGAGCCGCTGTTTTAA